The following DNA comes from Salmo trutta chromosome 15, fSalTru1.1, whole genome shotgun sequence.
TATACAGATCTATACAGAGACTGAAAGGTCCGAGAAGAAGGGTTGAAGATGAAACTGGAAAGGAGACTACAAACGAAGAAGCGCCCCTCTCTTGTGTCGAGTCAACAGGTAAATCAGCATTTTTATTTAATCTTCCCATTTTCACTGATCGGTTATGATTTGAATTAAGACAAATAAGCAACCATTCGTGTGAGATTATCCTGGTCGTTATGTTTTTCGGTAGCTTCTTTTGAAAGACCCTCCATGATGCTAGAATACAGCCATGCCTACAAACACACGTGTGCGCAGGTCTCCTAGAACTGAGTGCGCATGAGACTGAACTAAAGGGAtggttcacccaaattacattgGATTACTTTTTTTAgtcttttatttaactaagcaagtcagttaagaacaaattcttatttacaatgacggcctagtaacagtgggttaactgtcttgttcaggggcagaacgacagttttgtaccttgtcagctcggattcgatccagcaacctttcagttactagtccaaccctctaaccactaggttaccttgTAAGGAGTCCATGGACACGATGTGatagcaatccatgctttggttcaGTGTCCCTGGCacttttagcatttgtggcacaaatcccattcatgTCGTGTTGGTTACTTAGTATTTTCGAATCATGTACAAATCATCTTTAAGCTTCAATCAATTTCAGATTATTTTGGGTGATTTGGACTGGACATGTGGGAAAAATGCTAATGGTCATATGACTTGAATGGGCTTTGTGCCACATGGGATTGTTAGATGTGTATGTGTCGTCCTAATAAAATGCTCTACAAATGCTACAGTGTTAGCATGTGGAAACGGTGTccgggaaactaaaccaaagcgtTAAATCGGTAATGTCATACACTGACCGTTTACAGGGTAAGAGAACCAATGTGTTATCTGGGTGAACTATACCTTTTTGGGATTAAAAAATGTGAAGtcttgtaccccatcagaatcaAAAATATTAATTTAGCTGTGGCGAAGCCTGCCAGCAGCCTACCAAAGGTTGTACCATTTGCATTAAAACGTATAACGCATCTCTCTATACCAAACTTTTCACTAGTTATCCGTATTACCGGAAACTCATTTTATTCTTTCCAACTATTTCTATAGTGTATTTGCGGGTGCCACAAAAATACAACTGCAACAGAACATTAGCCATATTCACTGACAGCTCTCTGGTGCCCTGTTGACGTTTCTCCACTCCACATGGAAATCACCAACACGTCATTTCACACCCCAGTTCCTGACACTGTCTTAGTAGCCTGCTTCATTCTTCAGAGGTGGAAGATAAACAAAGGTTTTCACAACTGCCAGAAGTTTGGTAACATATGCAGCAAAGGCATAGTAAATGAACTCACTTTTTTTTACTGAGTTAATTTATATGGGtcggcctgggagggcatagggcCCAGCCAATGGAGccgggcccagccaatcagaatgagttgtCCCCCACAAGGGCTTTATTTCAGACATAAATACTggtgtttcatcagctgtctgggtggtcTCAGGCGATCCCATAGAAGCTAGATGTGGAGGTTGTtccacgtggtctgtggttgaggccggttggacctaATGCCAAATTCTTCAAAACATTGGAGGCCGATTTATGATGGGGGGAAATgtacattaaattctctgacagatctggttgacattcctgcggtcagcatgccaattgcacgctcaatCAACTTGAGATCTGTGgcgtgacacaactgcacattttagtggctttttattgtccccagcacaaggtgcacctgtgtaatgataatgctgtttaatcagtttttttttttatgccaCCTGTCGGGTGGATGGATTTATCATGGCAAGGGAGAAATGcccactaacatggatgtaagcACATTTGAgttgctttttgtgcatatgtgaAAATTCTGGGATTTTATTTCCTGCACATATGtgaacaacactttacatattgtgtttttttgtttagtgtgtgtgtgtatatacacatgtttcatgctgaaaccctgaTATTAAACActaatggtattcactaagttgattaataatattataaatattcacttacctttgatcttcatcagaatgcactcccaggtccacaaatgtttgataaagtccataatttatgtccaaatacctcatttgcgcgttcagtaagctactcaatGTAGGAAGCGTGCTGAAAATGTCAAGACAAAGTCAAGAGTTTTTatgttcgttgaaacatgtcaaacgttgtatagcatcaatctttagggccttaacataacttcaataatattccaaccagatgATTCCAATGTCTTAAactgttatggaacacagctacctcctcacgtgaatgcgcgccaatgaacgcatgtcattttctgagtcaccaacttcccggccttcttgttcatGCTcggttcactgcaaaagcctgaaacaaggttctaaagactgttgacatctagtggaagccttaggaagtgcaaaatgaaccctaagtcactgttagataggcaatgacttgaaaagactacaagcatcagatttcccacttcctgtttttttttttttctcaggtttttgcctgcaatatgagttctgttatactcagacatcattcaaacagttttagaaacttcagtgttttctatccaaatctactaataatatgcacatatttgactctgggcctaagtattaggcagtttactctgggcacgcttttcatcccaaattgaaaatacttccccctataccttgacaggttaaaTCTCCAAGCTGTTTCCCCAAACCATCGTTAATAAACTTGCACTTAAACGCTTATTTACCGACTTCCTCGGACCACTTGTGAACAGCTAATTGAGTAGTTCATTTCTGCATCACTTTACACGCGTATCTcggctaaacatagaatcaagatGTTTCTGACTGCATAACTTCGTTCTAAAGTTAACTACAAATAAAAGTTGCCAATGTCTGCAATTGTTACACAATCGAAGGATTCAAAATATGCTTCAAATTAAAAACCAAGATGAATACATTATAGGCTACATAGTCCAAATGAAATCAATTTGATCATTCAACTGGGGGATAAAAAGATTTGAATTCATTCACAttttgacagcacccctttttattttatgtgtatgtatatatataaaattgtttttgaacaaaaccatccatacatatttgcccattgtaaaagtcactgagcacttattggacctgaatgccaaaacgttaggtcaactttgagcacctttatctctgTGTTGCATACCCAACCATACCGTGAGGCATGTCTTCAACAATGGAAACATAATCGGTTGAGTTGCGGGTCGTTCCGGTGACTGGCAAACGAAACGACCCTGAATCACTGTCAGCCTACACTGTAAATAGTTTTTCCTGTCAACAAATGCGTATCTATAATCTCTAAACACTATCGGTTGTCAAATATTAAATGATTATTTGAAAGCAAAGGGACAAGTCTGACTAAACTTGTGTCTGAACCACACCGCATTCCTGGGTAAATCCATATGAATTCAACCACTTTTTGGTTTCCTTTTGGTTTAAATAACTTTCCATACGTGGAAGTGGTCAGTGACTCATGGTATGGTGGAGTATGTAAAACGTTAGGTCAACTTTGAGCCCATGACTGTTCGGGTCCAAAGTCCCTTCCTGAGCACTTCTAAAATGGGCAAATATGTACGGAAGGTTTTGTTAACAGTCAAAAGGGGTGCTGTCTAAAAGTGATTTGAATTCAAATAGATTTACCCTTTCGCTGTGTCAATGGTGCTAGATTACGTTATAGGCCACGCACCGCAGGAGAGACTTCCTAATGTCATTCCACTGCTTAACACAGCAGGATTGTGGTTTAGACCACAGTTGGATTCCAACGTTTGACAGCGATGGACGTGTTTTACCTAACGACTGACAAGTAGTGTTCCTAGAGATTATATATAAACTTGCATTTTACTTTGTTGACAGTGGGAACTGTAATGTAAGGTTCTGTTTAGCCACCAGAATGACCCGCAACTAAACTCCGCAAGaagaaacatcctctcattgTCAACGGTTTTATTTTCaggaaacttaacatgtgtaaatatttgtatgaagataacaagattcaacaactgagacataaactgaacaagttccacagacatgtgactaacagaaatggaataatgtgtccctgaagaaaggggggggggggtcaaagtcaaaagtaacagtcagtatctggtgtggccaccagctgcattaagtactgctgtgcatctcctcatggactgtaccagatttgccagttcttgctgtgagatgttacccaactcttccaccaaggcacctgcaagttcccggacatttctggggggaatggccctagccctcaccctccgatccaacaggtcccagatgtgcttaacgggattgagatccgggctcttcgctggccatggcagaacactgacattcctgtcttgcaggaaatcacatacagaacgagcagtatggctggtggcattgtcatgctggagggtcatgtcaggatgagcctgcaggaagggtaccacatgcaggaggaggatgtcttccctgtgacGCACAGCGTTGAAATTGCCtacaatgacaagctcagtccgacaATGCTGtgacactgccccagaccatgacggaccctccacctccaaatcgatcccgctccagagtacatgcctcggtgtaacgctcattcctttgacgataaacgcgaatccgaccatcacccctggggagacaaaaccgcgactcgtcagtgaagagcactttttgccagtcctgtctggtccagcaacggtgggtttgtgcccataggtgacgttgttgctggtgatgtctggtgaggacctgccttacaacaggcctacaagccctcagtccagcctctctcagcctattgcggacagtctgagcactgatggagggattgtgcgttcctggtgtaactcgggcagttgttaccatcctgtacctgtccagcaggtgtgacgtttggatgtaccgatcctgtgcaggtgttacacgtggtctgccactgcgacgatgatcagctgtccgtcctgtctccctgtagtgctgtcttaggcgtctcacagtacagatatTGCAatatattgccctggccacatctgcagtcctcatgcctccttgcagcatgcctaaggcacgttcacgcagatgagcagggaccctgagcaactttcttttggtgtttttcagtgtcagtagaaaggcctctttagtgtcctatgtcttcacaggtgcatgttcactaATTTGTttctggttcattgaacaagcatggaaaacagtgtttaaaccctttacaatgaagatctgaagttcaattaaaaaaaaatatgaattgtCTGCaagaaaaagggacgtttcttttttgacTGAGTTTAGGATTTCCTCTTTCTACTAGAATATATCCTATTTTGGGTCGCAGCTATATCGGCGCATGCTCCAATAATGCACTTAAAGTTCTCTCtacgtggtgttttgggaaactcATGCGAGTTCGGCTGTTTTTAGGAACCATGCATCACTTAAGTTCCATCGGGAAACCAGGCCCAAATGTAGTTAGGCAGCTTGTTAGAGAATAGAACCTCTAATATATTTAATTACTAGAGGGGCGATGCCATAAACCCTCAATCCCAGAATGGTATGAtaagggcagccattttgttcagggagaaatccaaaccagtctaattgggATGAATGGCAGAGGTGTAGTCAGGGCTATTCAAATCTGACCTGTGTAGCCAGTTTCATTGCTGGCGTTCTTAATGGCATTATAATGGgggactaattcagacctgggacaccagttcGGATAGAAAACCAGTAGTGGCCCTCCAGGCTTTGATTTTTGAAGACCCCTGGATAGGTggtataaataaaacaaaataaggCCTGTGTGTGTATCAGAAGTGTAATATAATTGTCAGCCTAAAATAATGTCTTAAACTAATTATATGTGGGTTTTATACCACTTTTCTGCAATATAATATATTGAAGGCCATCTCTCTGACCCTAAACGTCTCTTGGAAGCTGAGTTATTACACTGAAATAttaactcaacatgtaaagtgtgtttcatgagctgaaatatatatatatataaaagattATCCGTATGCACAGAGCTTAATTAAATTTTGCgtacatttgtttacattcctgttagtgagcacttctcctttgccaagataatccatccagctgacaggtgtggcatatcaagaagtcattacatcatgatcattacacatgttcaccttgtgttggggacaaaaggccactcaaaTGCCACATGTCTCAagatttgagggagcgtgcagttggcatgctgactgcaggaatgtccaccagagctgttgctagaactcaaagttaatttctctaccataagcctccaatgtcgttttagagaatttggcagtacgtccaaccggcgtcgtgtgggcgagaggTTTGACAACTTTGTGAACAGTGCCCCAtgctggggttatggtatgggcaggcataagctatggacaaccaACACTTATATTTTTTCAaatgcaatttgaatgcagagatgccatgagatcctgaggcccgttgtcatGTCATTCCTCCACCGCCATCAAGtcaatgtttcagcatgataacgcacggccccatgtcgcaaggatctgtacacaattcctggaagctaacaATATCCTAGTtcttcatggcctgcatactcaccagacatgtcacctgtTGTTCATGTTTGGGATGcgctggatcgacgtgtacaacttGTTCCAGTTAccgctaatatccagcaacttcacacagccattgaagaggagtgggacaacattcaacaGCCTGATCCACTCTGAAGGAAATGTCTCCCTGCATGCGGGTTACACCCGATACTGacttgttttctgatccacacccctactttaaaaaaaaaaaattaaggcatctgtgaccaaccgatgcatgtctgtattcccaggcaTGTGAACTttgtagattagggcctaatacattttatttgaattgatttccttatgaactcaTTCAAATCTTAAATTGTTTATTCAGTATAGATACAttatcagtacttgttgcatttacaacttgtctaagtaTCGTCAACTGATTTTTGCAACCAGTGTATGACTGGACTGACTGCCTTGTTTGGAATGTTCATTTTTAAAATGATCATTCCTCACTGGTTGGTTAGCACATAATCTTCCACTTCGTTGTTCGACGtgatcttatcacagcactggttgaccaactccctgacaaATGGCTGACCTATTTTtaatactgtcctgtaggttcctGTCATTATAGTATTTCCTAATTTGATGGGTGTTTTTTAGAATGTGAGGATGTAGACTGATCCCTCATTTTGCATTTGCTTCTATTCTAGAGGAAACTGAGGTGGTTCCAGAGGCACTGGAGAGCtgggatggagagggatggaagagggagCCCATGGTACGGATTCCAACAATCGATGATGTAGAACCCATTGAGGGTATCCCAACAACCAATAAGGATCTACAAACCATTAGACAGAGAAGAACGACCAGGAAGAGCGACGGTCCTTATGCTGAGTTTCATCTCTGCTCTCCACCTGAAGAGCACAGAGGCTTATGTCATCAATATGAAGGCCTATGTCAGGTCTGTGGAGGCTCGTGTCAGGATGACACACGGTCTCGGCCTGACAATACCCTGGATAAGGAGGAACAGGCTACCAGTCACCATTTCCTCAGTGACATAAACAGTCAATCTGGACAGAGTAAGGCTACAGACGTGTATAATCCAGAAGAGGAgggtttgaaggaagttgaacTGAGGAATGATTGTCAACGTCAGCGCACCGATGAGTCTGTGGCTAGCCATCCGCTTACCTTTGCCAACGAGCCTCAGGAAGCTCCAGAAGAAATCAATCTCCCTGACATGTTGACTGACTCTGATCTACAAGAACCTGACCAACTGTCTGTTACTGAGATCCAGGAAGTAAAATGCCCAGGTGCTGTCATGATGACTGACCATGTGGAGGTGGTCTATGAGAAGACTAGAACCATGGAGGATGACATGGAATCGATGGTTGAGGATCTCTACAGTCACTTCCCGCAAGTGGATGATCGTTCAGCAGGTTTCGAATATTGTGACGTGGCAAATGCATGGGTGGCGAAAAGAGACGATCTTGATAACCGTGGAAACGGTCGGCAACTGGCTCAAAGCTGGAATACAACAGGGATTGACCCTACAGAGAGGATGACGAGCAACCCTCAGGAGCTGTTTGACCAACAGCCAGACAGTCTCTGCAGTGATCCCGACAGAGACGGTGTTCTTCATGACAACGAGATAGAAGGGTTAAGCAGGGAGCCGACGGAAGCGCCAGACACCAATGTGGTTTCCGAGCGGAAGGGAGAGGGGGTTAATAAGAGCATGGACACACGGGTAGAGGGCAGTTGTCAGGAAGTTGAAATAAACATCATGGAAGCCACTATGGACTACAATGAATGGATGACTGTAAGTGTCACGGATGCAGAGGGTAACGCTGACACTCCCTGGGTGAGGATAAGCCACTCGTCCGTCGACTGCTCTGCCGAGGTGGAGCGTCATCCCACAGAAACGCAGCACAATGCAGACGATTCAACAATGACTGACACACCCACATCAAAGGTCAAAGAAACTGAAACCACACTTGTATCACTAGATGGAGACCTGCAGGAGAGTAAAATAGCAGCTGTGCTTCCTATCGAACCCCATGCAGTACAGGTGAGGTTCTGTATCCACTATCACACCCTGTCTCCCTGGCAGGAGCTGGCTGTGACGGGGAATCAACCGGAACTGGGCAGCTGGAAGGGCTTTGTTCCGCTGGAGAGGGGCCAGGACGGGTTCTGGGCCAGCTGGGTTGCCCTTCCTGCAGAAAAACTGGTGGAGTGGAAGTTCGTGCTGGTGGAGAATGGTGAAATCCAACGCTGGGAGGAAAGTGAGAATAGACACCTGGAAACGGGTCATGGAGGTGGAGCGGTGAACCTCAACAGGTGGTGGGGCTTCCTCTGAGTGAGCAACCAGTGGGAGGAGTGAATGGCGCTAGTGGTCGTTCTCTTTACTAGTATACTTCTTAGAATGCCTCTAATCTATTCTAAGTGGTGTTGGCAGTGTGGCTCTCGCATTGGAAGAGGACTGACTGGCGTAAAGGGTCGATCATAGAGGACTTGGCTGCGTCCCAATTGTTGTTACCCTTCATCCTGTGCAccaattcacttttttttttcttgcaTTTTAAAAAGCAGTTTCCAACATATTCCTTACCTGAACCAAGTGCGTGTACACTTTGGGTAAAGGGGTGTTAATCCCCAGTATCTAATCAGGGCTCTGGTCCTTTATGTACTGCATTATAGCAACACAACTATTACTCAAGTTGCACGTCTTAAGTGAATGAGGTAATGAGAAGGTAGAGTTGGATGAGTGTCAATATAGAATGGCGCCTGGATATTGTCcagaggatgatgaggatgatgaggatgatgatgatgatgattcacTACTTTCAATAGAGCAGCTCTGCACTACTTTGGGCTTCTATACCAGCATTATTTGTGCTGTGGCAGTATAGCAATAATCACAGCAATAAGTGTTATCCAGGTATTTTACATGTTTTACTGCAGTTACTCAGATTGTCTTTGTGATTTGTGAAATGGGCTGTTTATATTTCCAGAAATAGAATACTCGTAACCATCAACCGATATAGGTCAGTGAATTGTTATTATGCAAATACTGTGATGCTGGAATTTTAAATGTCATATCTCTACATCTGATCTTAGCTTCTTGAATTATATTTGTCTATTATCCACACCAAGTCCCTTAACCTTTTTGATAATACATTTATCAGTGTTCATAAATGTTTTGACATGTTAACTCACTTTGGTTTAGTTTATTTAGATTATATCACAATTGATGGTGTATTGGTTATAATCTTTTAATAATATACTGTCTTATGATTGCAATGTGGTTAATGTACCACTATTGAATGTTTAGCTTAAGTAGTGTTCTGTCCTATTACCCAATAAACAAACATATTTTCCTGGAATGCAGTACTTCCTTGACTCTCATTCTTAGTGTTGGCATCCCAAAGTATTTCCAGGCTCATCTGAAAGCCTGTTACAATGGATTTGGGATGAggccattataaactgggtggtttgggTCCCGTATGTTATTGGCTGAAGGGGCTTTTCAGCtgtgtatatcagacaatatacctAGAGTATGATGCAAAAATACTTTGGTAAGTTCATAGTAGCAATTAGGATTGGTGAGGTGGGGGTTAAGATGTATTGGCCAACATACCACATCCCCTTGGGCTGTATTGCCTAATTATatactgttttttttatatatgtgaACACCTTGTCGACTCTCTTTTCAAAATCCTGCGCATTGATATggtgttgcccccccccccccccccccccccagctttgccactcttctggcaaggctttccactagatgttggaacattgctgtgacTTGTTTTCATACGAgcacattagtgaggtcgggcattgatgttggcCGATTTTAGGCCTGGCTCAGTCTAagttccaaatcatcccaaaggtgtttgatggggttgcgGTCagggcaggccagtcaagttcttccacgccgatctcgacaaaccatttctgtatggactttgctttgcgcgagggcattgtcatggggccttccccaaactgttacgaAGTTCAAAGCacaattgtctagaatgtcattgaatgctgACGCATtaggatttcccttcactggaactaagaggcctagcccgaaacatgaaaacagccccagaccattattcctctaaACTTTAGTTGGtaatatgcattggggcaggtagtgttcgaTTGGCATCTACCAAACCCACATTTTCCGTCTGACTGCCaggtggtgaagtgtgattcatcacgccAGAGAACGCGTCTTCActacagagtccaatggcggcgagttttacatcactagcctagtggttagagcgttggcctagtaaccgaaaggttgcaagattgaatccccgagctgacaaggtaaaaaatctgtcgttctgcccctgagcatgGCAGGGTGTTCCCCCGGGGCACCGATGACGTGAACCCTCCCCCCATGACCGGGACGGAGAGCTAATAACCCTCCCCCATGACCGGGACGGAGAGCTAATAACCCTCCCCCCATGACCGGGAGCTAATAACCCTCCCCCCATGACCGGGAGCTAATAACCCTCCCCCATGACCGGGAGCTAATAACCCTCCCCCCCCATGACCTGGACGGAGAGCTAATAACCCTCCCCCATGACCGGGACGAAGAGTTAATAACCCTCCCCCATGACCGGGACGGAGAGCTAATAACCCTCCCCCATGACCGGGACGAAGAGTTAATAACCCTCCCCCATGACCGGGACGGAGAGGTAATAACCCTCCCCCCATGACCGGGACGGAGAGCTAATAACCCTCCCCCATGACCGGGAGCTAATAACCCTCCCCCCCCATGACCGGGACGGAGAGCTAATAACCCTCCCCCCATGACCGGGACGGAGAGCTAATAACCCTCCCCCCATGACCGGGAGCTAATAACCCTCCCCCCATGACCTGGACGGAGAGCTAATAACCCTCCCCCCATGACCGGGACGGAGAGCTAATAACCCTCCCCCCATGACCGGGAGCTAATAACCCTCCCCCCATGACCGGGACGGAGAGCTAATAACCCTCCTCCCCATGACCGGGAGCTAATAACCCTCCCCCATGACCGGGGCGGAGAGCTAATAACCCTCCCCCCCATGACCGGGACGGAGAGCTAATAACCCTCCCCCCATGACCGGGACGGAGAGGTAATAACCCTCCCCCATGATCGGGACGGAGAGCTAATAACCCTCCCCCCATGGCCGGGACGGAGAGCTAATAACCCTCCCCCATGACCGGGACGGAGAGCTAATTACCCTCCCCCATGACCGGGACGGAGAGCTAATAACCCTCCCCCATGACCGGGACGGAGAGCTAATTACCCTCCCCCATGCCCGGGACGGAGAGCTAATAACCCTCCCCCATGACCGGGACGGAGAGGTAATAACCCTCCCCCCCATGACCGGGATGGAGAGCTAATAACCCTCCCCCCGGGACGGAGAGCTAATAACCCTCCCCCATGACCGGGACGGAGAGCTAATAACCCTCCCCCATGACCGGGACGGAGAGCTAATAACCCTCCCCCCTTGACCGGGACGGAGAGCTAATAACCCTCCCCCCATGACCGGGACGGAGAGGTAATAACCCTCCCCCATGACCGGGACGGAGAGCTAATAACCCTCCCCCATGACTGGGACGGAGAGCTAAAAACCCTCCCCCCATGACCGGGACGGAGAGCTAATAACCCTCCCCCATGACCGGGACGGAGAACTAATAACCCTCCCCCATGACTGGGATGGAGAGCTAATAACCCTCCCCCCCATGACCGGGAG
Coding sequences within:
- the stbd1 gene encoding uncharacterized protein stbd1, which gives rise to MTIKKSKTVAFESGAGDLTALYCMSDWMIAVVLAIIAMMSVWAALIIYRSIQRLKGPRRRVEDETGKETTNEEAPLSCVESTEETEVVPEALESWDGEGWKREPMVRIPTIDDVEPIEGIPTTNKDLQTIRQRRTTRKSDGPYAEFHLCSPPEEHRGLCHQYEGLCQVCGGSCQDDTRSRPDNTLDKEEQATSHHFLSDINSQSGQSKATDVYNPEEEGLKEVELRNDCQRQRTDESVASHPLTFANEPQEAPEEINLPDMLTDSDLQEPDQLSVTEIQEVKCPGAVMMTDHVEVVYEKTRTMEDDMESMVEDLYSHFPQVDDRSAGFEYCDVANAWVAKRDDLDNRGNGRQLAQSWNTTGIDPTERMTSNPQELFDQQPDSLCSDPDRDGVLHDNEIEGLSREPTEAPDTNVVSERKGEGVNKSMDTRVEGSCQEVEINIMEATMDYNEWMTVSVTDAEGNADTPWVRISHSSVDCSAEVERHPTETQHNADDSTMTDTPTSKVKETETTLVSLDGDLQESKIAAVLPIEPHAVQVRFCIHYHTLSPWQELAVTGNQPELGSWKGFVPLERGQDGFWASWVALPAEKLVEWKFVLVENGEIQRWEESENRHLETGHGGGAVNLNRWWGFL